Proteins encoded in a region of the Deinococcus aerius genome:
- a CDS encoding carbohydrate ABC transporter permease: MTTAQSLPTTTTRVPPAPKRGIRLTPAALIWPAMLYLILTTQVPFFMTVYYSFFRYNLVDPTSRPFIGLENYQNLLTDPQNLRILLNTVVLAGGTLILTLIIGGALALLLNRNFLGRALLRTLLISSFLVMPIVTAVIWKNMLLSPTSGLFAWVSQSFGQAPVDWLGQHPMLSVIMMITWEWTPFAALILLTGLQSLPDDQIEAARLDGASPWQEFQHIVLPHWMQAIQVVVLMETIALLQVYGEIYGSTSGGPGIATTNLPYFIYQKAFAEYNIGLASAAGVLTVIFTNILAVYLLRLISRTTASNRGG, from the coding sequence ATGACCACCGCCCAATCCCTGCCCACCACCACGACCCGGGTGCCGCCCGCCCCCAAGCGCGGCATCCGGCTCACGCCCGCCGCCCTGATCTGGCCCGCGATGCTGTATCTGATCCTGACGACCCAGGTGCCGTTTTTCATGACGGTGTACTACTCGTTTTTCCGGTACAACCTCGTGGACCCCACCAGCCGCCCCTTCATCGGGCTGGAGAACTACCAGAACCTGCTGACCGATCCGCAGAACCTCCGCATCCTGCTGAACACGGTCGTGCTGGCGGGCGGCACGCTGATCCTGACCCTGATCATCGGCGGGGCGCTGGCGCTGCTGCTCAACCGCAACTTTCTGGGGCGGGCGCTGCTGCGGACCCTGCTGATCTCCTCGTTCCTGGTGATGCCCATCGTGACGGCGGTGATCTGGAAGAACATGCTGCTGAGCCCCACCTCGGGCCTGTTCGCCTGGGTGTCGCAGAGCTTCGGGCAGGCGCCCGTGGACTGGCTGGGCCAGCACCCCATGCTCTCGGTCATCATGATGATCACCTGGGAGTGGACCCCGTTTGCCGCGCTGATCCTGCTCACCGGCCTGCAAAGCCTGCCCGACGACCAGATCGAGGCGGCGCGGCTCGACGGCGCCAGCCCCTGGCAGGAATTCCAGCACATCGTCCTGCCCCACTGGATGCAGGCCATCCAGGTCGTCGTTCTCATGGAGACCATCGCCCTGCTCCAGGTGTACGGGGAAATCTACGGCTCGACCTCGGGGGGGCCGGGCATCGCCACGACGAACCTGCCGTACTTCATCTACCAGAAGGCGTTCGCCGAGTACAACATCGGGCTGGCGAGCGCGGCGGGCGTGCTGACCGTGATCTTCACCAATATCCTGGCCGTGTACCTGCTGCGGCTGATCAGCCGCACGACCGCGAGCAACCGGGGAGGCTGA
- a CDS encoding mannitol dehydrogenase family protein: protein MTVKLNLSTLATLGPRVAVPRYDPGKLTSGIVHFGVGGFHRSHQAMYLDRLLNAGGHSEWAICGVGVLPGDARMKGVFARQDNLYTLVTRSPDGTSEARVIGAIREYLFAPDDPEAVLEKLANPATRIVSLTVTEGGYGINNATGEFDPSAPDLRHDLTPGSVPRTVFGFVTEGLRRRRERGLAPFTVMSCDNMQGNGHVAGRAFTAFARLKDPELGEWVARHVAFPNSMVDRITPVTTPQMRQQVADEYGIDDEWPVVAESFTQWVLEDHFTLGRPPLEEVGVQVVGDVEPYELMKLRLLNASHQAMGHLGLLAGFTYAHEVCQHPAFVEFLLGYMAHEATPTLRPVPGVDLAAYQQELIARFANPAIGDTLARLVVEGSERIPKFLLPVVGEQLASGGEIGRSALVIAAWSLYVAAVQEGRFPPLVDPRAERLTDAALREAGQPGAFLDLRDIFGDLGQSARFRSAYLEARDRLRREGVLGAIQAAAQNPTGAPVGSRPE, encoded by the coding sequence ATGACGGTCAAACTCAACCTGTCCACCCTCGCCACCCTCGGCCCCAGGGTCGCCGTGCCCCGGTACGACCCTGGGAAGCTCACATCCGGCATCGTCCACTTCGGCGTCGGGGGCTTTCACCGCTCCCACCAGGCCATGTACCTCGACCGGCTGCTGAACGCGGGCGGGCACTCCGAATGGGCGATCTGCGGCGTGGGCGTGTTGCCCGGCGACGCCCGGATGAAGGGCGTGTTCGCCCGGCAGGACAACCTGTACACCCTCGTCACCCGGTCGCCGGACGGCACGTCGGAGGCCCGGGTTATCGGGGCGATCCGCGAATACCTGTTCGCGCCCGACGACCCGGAGGCGGTGCTGGAGAAACTGGCCAACCCGGCAACGAGGATCGTCTCCCTGACGGTCACCGAGGGCGGCTACGGCATCAACAACGCGACCGGCGAGTTCGACCCCTCGGCGCCCGACCTGCGGCACGACCTGACACCGGGCTCGGTCCCCCGGACCGTCTTCGGCTTCGTCACGGAGGGGCTGCGGCGCCGCCGGGAGCGTGGCCTGGCTCCCTTCACGGTCATGTCCTGCGACAACATGCAGGGGAATGGCCATGTGGCGGGGCGGGCCTTTACCGCGTTCGCGCGGCTGAAGGACCCTGAGCTGGGGGAATGGGTCGCGCGGCACGTCGCCTTCCCGAACTCGATGGTCGACCGCATCACGCCCGTGACCACCCCGCAGATGCGGCAGCAGGTGGCGGACGAGTACGGCATCGACGACGAGTGGCCGGTGGTGGCCGAGTCGTTCACCCAGTGGGTGCTGGAGGATCACTTCACCCTGGGGCGGCCCCCGCTGGAAGAGGTCGGGGTGCAGGTCGTGGGTGACGTGGAGCCCTACGAGCTGATGAAGCTGCGGCTGCTGAACGCCTCGCACCAGGCGATGGGGCATCTGGGATTGCTGGCGGGCTTCACCTACGCGCACGAGGTCTGCCAGCACCCGGCCTTCGTGGAGTTCCTGCTGGGCTACATGGCCCACGAGGCCACGCCCACCCTGCGCCCGGTGCCGGGGGTCGACCTGGCGGCCTACCAACAGGAACTCATCGCCCGCTTCGCCAACCCCGCCATCGGGGACACCCTGGCCCGCCTGGTCGTGGAGGGCTCGGAGCGCATCCCCAAGTTCCTGCTCCCGGTCGTCGGGGAGCAACTGGCCTCGGGCGGGGAGATCGGGCGCTCGGCGCTGGTCATCGCCGCGTGGAGCCTGTACGTCGCCGCCGTGCAGGAGGGGCGCTTCCCGCCCCTGGTGGACCCCCGGGCCGAACGCCTGACGGACGCCGCCCTCCGCGAGGCCGGGCAGCCGGGCGCGTTCCTGGACCTCCGGGACATCTTCGGGGACCTGGGGCAAAGCGCCCGCTTCCGCTCGGCGTACCTGGAGGCGCGGGACCGTCTGCGCCGGGAGGGAGTGCTGGGGGCGATTCAGGCCGCTGCCCAGAACCCCACCGGAGCCCCGGTCGGCTCGCGGCCGGAGTGA
- a CDS encoding LacI family DNA-binding transcriptional regulator, producing the protein MFPVATIQDVARLAGVSPTTAKRALREPDKLSPETLARVRAAVQTLEYEPDQRAGSLRGGQSRTVGLIVASVVEPFFAEFARVAGRTLAAAGYTLIISENEYSAAREVTELQRLYGQRVAGIILRPGYGDESRDYLRRLAGRGVHLLEFDYVPPGSPYPGLMLDNERAMEEAVRHLHGLGHERIAALGTYHPQIHPETRSKAFPQIMAGLGLTVPAEYQRVTLLTEETAYRLTHELMALSTPPTAIIALTGTGGIGAFRAIRERGWRIPDDLSLVTFDNYPWTSLVTPPITVLEQPVGEMAVSAARGMISLISGEAVSSRVFPAKLISRLSCAPPRAVPSSRAG; encoded by the coding sequence ATGTTTCCCGTGGCTACCATCCAGGACGTCGCGCGGCTCGCGGGCGTGTCCCCCACCACCGCCAAGCGGGCGCTGCGGGAACCCGACAAGCTCTCGCCCGAGACCCTCGCCCGCGTGCGGGCCGCCGTCCAGACCCTGGAGTACGAGCCCGACCAGCGCGCGGGCAGCCTGCGCGGGGGCCAGAGCCGGACGGTCGGCCTGATCGTGGCGAGCGTCGTCGAGCCGTTTTTCGCCGAATTCGCGCGGGTGGCGGGCCGCACCCTGGCGGCGGCGGGCTACACGCTGATCATCAGCGAGAACGAGTACAGCGCCGCCCGCGAAGTCACGGAACTCCAGCGCCTCTACGGCCAGCGCGTCGCAGGCATCATCCTGCGCCCCGGGTACGGCGACGAGAGCCGCGACTACCTGCGCCGCCTCGCGGGCCGGGGCGTTCACCTGCTGGAGTTCGACTATGTCCCGCCCGGCAGCCCGTATCCCGGCCTCATGCTCGACAACGAGCGGGCGATGGAGGAGGCGGTCCGGCACCTGCACGGCCTGGGGCACGAGCGCATCGCGGCGCTGGGCACCTACCACCCGCAGATTCACCCCGAGACGCGCAGCAAGGCCTTTCCCCAGATCATGGCCGGGCTGGGGCTGACCGTTCCCGCCGAGTACCAGCGCGTCACCCTGCTCACCGAGGAGACGGCCTACCGCCTGACCCACGAGCTCATGGCCCTGAGCACACCCCCCACCGCGATCATCGCCTTGACCGGCACCGGGGGTATCGGGGCCTTCCGCGCCATCCGCGAGCGGGGCTGGCGCATCCCCGACGACCTCAGCCTCGTCACCTTCGACAACTACCCCTGGACCTCGCTTGTCACGCCGCCCATCACGGTGCTGGAGCAGCCGGTGGGGGAGATGGCGGTGAGCGCGGCGCGGGGGATGATTTCGCTCATCAGCGGTGAAGCCGTCTCCAGCCGTGTTTTCCCGGCGAAGCTGATCTCCCGCCTCAGTTGCGCCCCTCCGCGGGCCGTGCCGTCGAGCCGGGCGGGGTAG
- a CDS encoding protease complex subunit PrcB family protein, with protein sequence MTAKVLLCLSLALGAYASAQGVNSIPATPLSAPAPATTNAADPVYPSGFRLSQLQAASAALEGLPGLTAKEIDPAQGRLRVTVGTAVERVAVLQRLREAGLSSSLVTFTASGAAPTLPGATGTVTTTPGTGTPAAPTTPPSAGGRVTVTELASGTNANVATTAVQVATSQAALNALYTLAYGRQTGTPAVPSLRPGETVVGIFLGQRPTGGYGVRVTGASVQGDTLTLTVEVRAPGPGAITTQALTSPWTLVRVPGTFRSVQVVDSSGRPFQTGAGGGQTR encoded by the coding sequence ATGACCGCAAAAGTCCTGCTCTGCCTGTCCCTGGCCCTGGGTGCGTACGCCTCGGCCCAGGGCGTGAACTCGATTCCCGCCACGCCGCTCAGTGCCCCCGCCCCAGCCACAACGAACGCGGCCGATCCCGTCTACCCCTCGGGCTTCCGCCTCTCGCAGCTTCAGGCCGCCTCCGCCGCGCTCGAAGGGCTGCCCGGCCTGACGGCGAAGGAGATCGACCCCGCCCAGGGCCGCCTGCGGGTGACGGTCGGCACCGCCGTGGAGCGGGTCGCCGTGCTGCAACGCCTGCGGGAGGCGGGGCTGAGCAGCAGCCTCGTGACCTTCACGGCGAGCGGGGCGGCCCCCACTCTCCCGGGGGCGACCGGGACCGTGACGACCACTCCGGGGACGGGCACCCCGGCGGCGCCCACCACTCCCCCCTCTGCCGGAGGCCGCGTGACGGTCACTGAACTCGCCAGCGGCACCAATGCCAACGTTGCCACCACCGCCGTGCAGGTGGCGACCAGCCAGGCGGCTCTGAACGCCCTGTATACCCTCGCCTACGGACGCCAGACCGGAACGCCCGCCGTGCCCAGCCTGCGCCCGGGCGAAACGGTCGTCGGCATCTTCCTGGGCCAGCGGCCCACCGGGGGCTACGGCGTTCGGGTGACCGGGGCCAGCGTGCAGGGCGACACCCTGACCCTGACGGTGGAGGTGCGCGCCCCCGGTCCCGGGGCCATCACCACCCAGGCGCTCACGAGCCCGTGGACGCTGGTGCGTGTTCCGGGGACCTTCCGCAGCGTGCAGGTGGTGGACTCCTCAGGCCGGCCCTTCCAGACCGGCGCAGGTGGTGGGCAGACCCGCTGA
- a CDS encoding ABC transporter substrate-binding protein — protein MPRSRFPLVLLTLALGGAAQAATTITIATVNNPDMVTMQKLTPEFNKKYPDINVKWVVLPENELRQKITLDVASGAGSFDIATVGVYEVPIWAKNGWLDPLTPLFQKNPSIAASYKLNDILPSVRGALTVNGQLYAVPFYAESSMTFYNKDLFKKAGLTMPQNPTWQQIQTFASKIHNPSQGVYGICLRGLPGWGENMAFITTMVNTFGGRWYDQNWRAQLNTPAWKNALTFYVNTLKKYGPPGATSNGFTENLTLMSQGKCGMWVDATVAAGFLSDPSSSKIVNSVGFANAPVGPGTPRGSNWFWSWNLAIPKSTKKEDAAFKFLTWATSPEYINLVAKTKGTWAAVPPGTRTSTYTNPNYKKAAGAFSNIVLSSINRADVTRPTKDPVPYTGIQYVSIPQFQALGTRVGQIMAGALSGQTSIDQALKQGQDEANRVAREAGYQK, from the coding sequence ATGCCACGTTCCCGTTTCCCGCTCGTCCTTCTGACCTTGGCCCTCGGCGGCGCCGCTCAGGCCGCGACCACCATCACCATCGCCACGGTGAACAACCCGGACATGGTGACGATGCAAAAGCTCACGCCGGAGTTCAACAAGAAGTACCCCGACATCAACGTGAAGTGGGTCGTGCTGCCCGAAAACGAGCTGCGCCAGAAGATCACGCTGGACGTGGCGAGCGGCGCGGGCTCTTTTGACATCGCCACCGTGGGCGTGTACGAGGTGCCGATCTGGGCCAAGAACGGCTGGCTGGACCCACTCACCCCCCTCTTCCAGAAGAACCCCAGCATCGCCGCCTCGTACAAGCTGAATGACATCCTGCCCAGCGTCCGTGGCGCGCTGACGGTGAACGGGCAACTGTACGCCGTGCCCTTCTATGCCGAGTCGAGCATGACCTTTTACAACAAGGACCTGTTCAAGAAGGCGGGGCTCACCATGCCGCAAAACCCCACCTGGCAGCAGATTCAGACCTTTGCCAGCAAGATTCACAACCCCTCGCAGGGGGTGTACGGGATCTGCCTGCGCGGCCTGCCCGGGTGGGGCGAGAACATGGCCTTTATCACCACGATGGTGAACACCTTCGGCGGGCGCTGGTACGACCAGAACTGGCGGGCGCAGCTCAACACCCCGGCGTGGAAGAACGCCCTGACCTTCTACGTGAACACGCTGAAGAAGTACGGCCCCCCCGGCGCGACGAGCAACGGCTTCACCGAGAACCTGACCCTGATGAGCCAGGGCAAGTGCGGCATGTGGGTGGACGCGACGGTGGCCGCCGGGTTCCTGAGTGACCCCTCCTCCTCCAAGATCGTGAACTCGGTGGGGTTTGCCAACGCGCCGGTCGGCCCCGGCACCCCGCGCGGCAGCAACTGGTTCTGGTCGTGGAACCTGGCGATTCCCAAGAGCACCAAGAAGGAGGACGCCGCCTTCAAGTTCCTGACCTGGGCGACCAGCCCCGAGTACATCAACCTCGTTGCGAAGACCAAGGGCACCTGGGCCGCCGTGCCCCCCGGCACCCGCACGAGCACCTACACCAACCCCAACTACAAGAAGGCCGCCGGGGCGTTCAGCAATATCGTGCTGAGCTCCATCAACCGGGCGGACGTGACCAGGCCCACCAAGGACCCGGTGCCCTACACCGGCATCCAGTACGTGTCCATCCCGCAGTTCCAGGCGCTGGGCACCCGGGTCGGGCAGATCATGGCGGGGGCGCTCAGCGGGCAGACCTCCATCGACCAGGCGCTCAAGCAGGGCCAGGACGAGGCCAACCGGGTCGCCAGGGAAGCGGGTTACCAGAAGTAA
- the serS gene encoding serine--tRNA ligase — MLDLKFIRENPEAVKRAIEVKGVNLDLDELLRIDRELVALKQQVEAMQTERNANAKLVPKASPDERPRLIQKGKELAEEIKAREPELRAHEDALKQLLLRVPNIPHPSVPVGKDDSENVELRREGQLPEFPFQPLDHVELLERQGWADPERVARVSGSRSYLLKGDAVMLEMAVLMFALDFLRGRGLTPLSTTALVRPETFVGSGHFPGGEDQVYKIEGDELMLAGTAEVPVNSLYAGEQLSSDQLPMAYAAISAAFRSEAGSAGRDVRGLIRVHEFRKVEQYVMTRADEAEALRWFEAILENAEAILRALELPYRVVQNCTGDMGAGKVLMYDIETWVPSEGLYRETHSCSYLGDWQARRTGLRYRDEHGKLVYAHTLNNTGIAAPRILVPLLENHQRADGTIRVPQALRPYLGGREVLGVPVREVDVTA, encoded by the coding sequence ATGCTGGACCTCAAGTTCATCCGCGAGAACCCCGAGGCCGTGAAGCGCGCCATCGAGGTCAAGGGCGTGAACCTCGACCTGGACGAGTTGCTGCGGATCGACCGGGAGTTGGTCGCCCTGAAGCAGCAGGTCGAGGCCATGCAGACCGAGCGCAACGCGAACGCGAAACTCGTCCCGAAAGCCAGCCCCGACGAGCGCCCCCGCCTGATCCAGAAGGGCAAGGAACTCGCCGAGGAGATCAAGGCCCGCGAGCCGGAACTCCGCGCCCACGAGGACGCGCTCAAACAGCTCCTCCTGCGGGTGCCCAACATCCCCCACCCCAGCGTGCCCGTCGGGAAGGACGACTCCGAAAACGTCGAGTTGCGCCGCGAGGGCCAGCTCCCCGAATTCCCCTTCCAGCCCCTCGACCACGTCGAACTCCTCGAACGGCAGGGCTGGGCCGACCCCGAGCGGGTGGCGCGCGTCTCCGGCAGCCGCTCGTACCTCCTCAAGGGCGACGCGGTCATGCTGGAGATGGCCGTCCTCATGTTCGCGCTCGACTTCCTGCGTGGGCGCGGCCTGACCCCGCTCAGCACCACCGCCCTCGTTCGCCCCGAAACCTTTGTGGGCTCGGGCCACTTCCCCGGCGGCGAGGATCAGGTCTACAAGATCGAGGGCGACGAGCTGATGCTGGCCGGAACCGCCGAGGTGCCGGTCAACAGCCTGTACGCGGGCGAGCAGCTCTCGTCCGATCAGCTCCCCATGGCCTACGCCGCGATCAGCGCCGCCTTCCGCTCGGAGGCCGGGTCGGCGGGCCGGGACGTGCGCGGCCTGATCCGCGTCCACGAGTTCCGCAAGGTCGAGCAGTACGTGATGACCCGGGCAGACGAGGCCGAGGCGCTGCGCTGGTTTGAGGCCATTCTGGAGAATGCCGAGGCGATCCTGCGGGCGCTGGAACTCCCCTACCGCGTCGTGCAGAACTGCACGGGCGACATGGGCGCGGGCAAGGTGCTGATGTATGACATCGAGACCTGGGTGCCCAGCGAGGGGCTCTACCGCGAGACCCACTCCTGCTCGTACCTGGGCGACTGGCAGGCCCGCCGCACCGGCCTGCGCTACCGCGACGAGCACGGCAAGCTGGTGTACGCCCACACGCTCAACAACACCGGCATCGCCGCGCCGCGCATCCTGGTGCCCCTGCTCGAGAACCACCAGCGGGCGGACGGGACCATCCGCGTGCCGCAGGCCCTCCGCCCCTACCTGGGCGGGCGCGAGGTGCTGGGCGTGCCGGTGCGCGAGGTGGACGTGACGGCCTGA
- the gatC gene encoding Asp-tRNA(Asn)/Glu-tRNA(Gln) amidotransferase subunit GatC codes for MIDAAEVEHLARLARLELTPGERETMRADLNAILGYFQQLSAVDTSGVEEMQRPVDLVNVLREDEPGAVFSRDVVEALAPETEGGFVRVPRTVEAE; via the coding sequence ATGATTGACGCGGCGGAGGTCGAGCATCTCGCTCGCCTCGCGCGGCTGGAGCTGACCCCCGGGGAGCGGGAGACGATGCGCGCGGACCTCAACGCCATCCTCGGCTACTTTCAGCAGCTCAGCGCCGTGGACACGAGCGGGGTGGAGGAGATGCAGCGCCCGGTGGACCTCGTGAACGTGCTGCGCGAGGACGAACCCGGCGCCGTGTTCAGCCGCGACGTGGTGGAGGCCCTGGCCCCCGAGACCGAAGGCGGCTTCGTGCGCGTGCCCCGCACGGTGGAGGCCGAGTAA
- a CDS encoding carbohydrate ABC transporter permease: MTTVPASRTVSDRHRWRNILLTLLTYLIALAFLFPLVWMILNAFKTEAQAFATPPVFFFTPILDNFQRALPTYLPALRNSLIAALGSTLLAFILGLPAAFALAVYPTRRAQGVLTWMLSTKFMPAVGVIVPLFLLFRNLGLLDTLPGLILMYTTMNLPLVVWMMHSYMSEIPFAIYEAAKVDGASVAQEFFGIALPLSMPGIAATALLALIFAWNEVFFALNLTSADAAPLSVFIGEFKTSQGLFWAQLSAAATLTVLPVLVFGWIAQRQLVRGLSFGAVK; encoded by the coding sequence ATGACGACCGTACCCGCATCCCGAACCGTCAGTGACCGCCACCGCTGGCGCAACATCCTGCTCACGCTGCTGACCTACCTGATCGCGCTGGCCTTCCTGTTTCCCCTCGTGTGGATGATCCTGAACGCCTTCAAGACCGAGGCGCAGGCTTTTGCCACCCCGCCCGTCTTCTTCTTCACGCCGATTCTCGACAACTTCCAACGGGCGCTGCCGACCTACCTGCCCGCGCTTAGAAATTCGCTGATCGCCGCGCTGGGCTCGACTCTCCTCGCCTTCATCCTGGGGCTGCCCGCCGCCTTTGCGCTCGCGGTGTACCCCACCCGCCGGGCGCAGGGCGTGCTGACCTGGATGCTCTCGACCAAGTTCATGCCCGCGGTGGGCGTGATCGTGCCCCTCTTCCTGCTGTTTCGCAACCTGGGGCTGCTCGACACGCTGCCCGGCCTGATCCTGATGTACACGACGATGAACCTGCCCCTGGTCGTGTGGATGATGCACTCGTACATGTCCGAGATTCCCTTCGCCATCTACGAGGCCGCGAAGGTGGACGGCGCCTCGGTGGCGCAGGAGTTCTTCGGGATCGCGCTGCCGCTCTCCATGCCGGGCATCGCCGCGACCGCGCTGCTGGCCCTGATCTTCGCCTGGAACGAGGTGTTCTTCGCCCTGAACCTCACCTCGGCGGACGCCGCGCCGCTGAGCGTGTTCATCGGCGAGTTCAAGACCAGCCAGGGCCTGTTCTGGGCACAACTGAGCGCCGCCGCCACCCTGACCGTGCTGCCCGTGCTCGTCTTCGGCTGGATCGCCCAGCGCCAGCTCGTGCGCGGCCTGAGCTTCGGGGCAGTGAAGTAG
- a CDS encoding endonuclease, with amino-acid sequence MDIPPEVLEQTQARFTRRDPERAVTMQHLTVGGPLAADSRFRVEARLTRLGVPLPDARAVAEGHEDALTVAARLPDDARLPLERIIGANDLVGVAYLDLARAAARSVGRVVLKDAQGRTVGFGTGWLCGPHAILTNHHVLEDAAAARTSVIEFNYELKPDGTLRDRVTLDLDPDTLFLTSETLDYSLVAVKGDTSAFGWLPLFGTTGKVLVGEALSIVQHPSGEPKQIALRENRLVDLLPDFLHYETDTAPGSSGSPVFSDSWEVVALHHSGVPRTDAQGRPLRRDGQPLQPGDSDTLIDWIANEGVRVSRIVEDLRARPDAAGNAIVAEVLAAQRPPLPGPSEVRGGAEVGRVLDLGAITVGPDGVATLPVTLRLRVGGEEGGQPSPPPARPYLDPEDAGHVAAYYAGVPEGGTPQARFLALSDLVTRTHTRTPTYDPADELYPWVDLWPDGKLRSLYSAREHTPGELIAADRAAQERRTTLAAREGLSVDALEEALPYNCEHVVPQSWFGKREPMRGDLHHLFACEPGCNSFRGNTPYFDFPDYGEAVRSDCGRRDPGEFEPAHGKGAAARATLYFLLRYPGVVRQYGERHLATLLAWHTAEPPAEWERHRNAAIFGRQGNRNPLIDHPEWADGIAFSEGLGR; translated from the coding sequence ATGGACATTCCGCCTGAGGTGCTGGAGCAGACGCAGGCCCGCTTCACCCGCCGTGACCCCGAGCGGGCCGTGACGATGCAGCACCTGACCGTGGGCGGCCCCCTCGCCGCCGACTCGCGGTTCCGGGTCGAGGCCCGCCTGACCCGCCTGGGGGTGCCCCTGCCCGACGCCCGCGCCGTCGCCGAGGGCCACGAGGACGCGCTGACGGTCGCCGCCCGGTTGCCCGACGATGCCCGGCTGCCGCTGGAACGCATCATCGGCGCGAACGATCTGGTGGGGGTGGCGTACCTCGACCTCGCGCGGGCGGCGGCGCGTTCGGTGGGGCGGGTCGTGCTCAAAGATGCCCAGGGCCGCACGGTGGGCTTTGGGACGGGCTGGCTGTGTGGCCCCCACGCGATCCTCACCAACCACCACGTGCTGGAGGACGCGGCGGCGGCCCGCACCTCGGTCATCGAGTTCAACTACGAGTTGAAGCCGGACGGCACCCTGCGGGACCGGGTGACCCTGGACCTCGACCCGGACACCCTCTTCCTGACCTCGGAGACGCTGGATTACTCGCTCGTCGCGGTGAAGGGGGACACCTCCGCCTTCGGCTGGCTGCCCCTCTTCGGGACGACGGGGAAGGTGCTCGTCGGCGAGGCGCTGAGCATCGTCCAGCACCCCTCGGGCGAGCCCAAGCAGATCGCGCTGCGCGAGAACCGGCTGGTGGACCTCCTGCCCGACTTCCTGCACTACGAGACGGACACGGCGCCGGGGTCGAGCGGCAGCCCCGTCTTCAGCGACTCCTGGGAGGTCGTGGCCCTGCACCACAGCGGCGTGCCCCGCACCGACGCCCAGGGCCGTCCCCTGCGCCGCGACGGCCAGCCCCTGCAACCCGGCGACTCGGACACGTTGATCGACTGGATCGCCAACGAGGGCGTGCGTGTCAGCCGCATCGTGGAGGACCTGCGCGCCCGCCCGGACGCCGCCGGAAACGCGATTGTCGCGGAGGTCCTCGCCGCCCAGCGCCCGCCGCTGCCCGGTCCTTCCGAGGTGCGGGGCGGGGCGGAGGTGGGGCGCGTCCTCGACCTGGGCGCCATCACCGTGGGGCCGGACGGCGTGGCGACCCTGCCCGTCACCCTGCGCCTGCGCGTGGGGGGGGAGGAGGGAGGACAGCCCAGCCCACCACCCGCCCGCCCCTACCTGGACCCCGAGGACGCCGGACACGTGGCGGCCTACTACGCGGGGGTGCCGGAGGGGGGCACGCCCCAGGCCCGCTTCCTGGCCCTCTCGGACCTCGTCACCCGGACGCATACCCGCACCCCCACCTACGACCCCGCCGACGAACTCTACCCCTGGGTGGACCTCTGGCCGGACGGAAAACTCCGCAGCCTCTACTCGGCGCGCGAGCACACGCCGGGGGAGCTGATCGCCGCCGACCGCGCCGCGCAGGAACGCCGCACGACCCTCGCCGCCCGCGAGGGGCTGAGCGTGGACGCGCTGGAGGAGGCGCTGCCGTACAACTGCGAGCACGTCGTTCCCCAGTCGTGGTTCGGCAAGCGCGAGCCCATGCGCGGCGACCTGCACCACCTCTTCGCCTGCGAGCCGGGCTGCAACTCCTTCCGGGGCAACACCCCCTACTTCGACTTCCCCGACTACGGCGAGGCGGTCAGGAGCGACTGCGGGCGGCGCGACCCCGGCGAGTTCGAGCCCGCACACGGCAAGGGGGCCGCCGCCCGCGCCACCTTGTACTTCCTGCTGCGGTATCCCGGCGTGGTGCGCCAGTACGGGGAGCGCCACCTGGCGACCCTGCTCGCGTGGCACACAGCCGAGCCGCCCGCCGAGTGGGAGCGGCACCGCAACGCGGCCATCTTCGGGCGGCAGGGGAACCGCAACCCCCTCATCGACCACCCGGAGTGGGCGGACGGGATCGCCTTCAGCGAGGGGCTGGGGCGGTAG